Within Candidatus Dojkabacteria bacterium, the genomic segment TGAAAGGCCTTGCGTCAATTATCCTCGCTGCTGTGGCCTCGCCGATGCCTGGCAGCTCTTGCAGCTCTTCATTTGAAGCAGTATTGATATTGGTGCAATCGCCCTGACCTGGATTGCTGTTGCCTTCTTCAGGATTATCTTCACCACGACTGCTTACATCAGTCGTATCGCCATCTTCATATGCAGTCGATATTAGATCGTCATCCATAGGAACATCCTCTGCGTACTGGAATTTCTTGGCAGTACAGCTGTACTCTTCCGCGAATGGTATGTAGATCTTCTCATTCGCGCGGAGCTGGCGTGCATAGTTAATATATTTCGACACATACTGGAAAGCGTAAACATCATAGTTAATATCTCCAGCTCGAAGTATTGCGTTCACTACCATTTCGCCCTTATCAAGGCAGTAGACACCCGGAGCCATTACTGCACCTGCTACATCAACACATACCTTCACACTATCCGATACCTCGACAGTATCATCCATTGTCGAGCCAGCACTTTCCGATAAATCCGTCAAAGTTAGCTGCTCTTCGCTAGGAGGATCACTCGATGGAATATCTCGATAACTTATAATATGCGGCTGCGAGAAAAATCCTAATGCGAAGCCCACCAGCAAGCCAACAACAACCCCCACTAGCACTCCTTGCCTCTGGCTAAATATGAATTTATGGGCGGTGAGAAAAAAGTGTTTATGATCCATACCAAGATCATAAACGGAGAACATGAAAATTTGCTAAAAAGTGGAAGATCTCCCTAATCAGAAAGAGAATTAGTTCTCTACAATCTCGATATCGTTGATGATTATAGGGTTGAGGGGGCGATACTCGCTGTTACCTTGGTATACAGTTTGAGATTCAATCTTATCAACAATTGTGAAACCGCCTGTCACAAAGCCGAATATTGTGTACTTGCCGTCGAGAGTATTGCTATCAAACTCGCGGCTTGTGATAAAGAACTGTGAGCCATGAGCATCATTAGCACCGCTACCTTCGGACATCGCTATCACAAAAGGCTCAAATTTCAATGTAGGGTCACTCTCTAAGCTAAGCTCGTATCCAGGACCACCTGTACCATCACCTTTCGGATCGCCACCCTGAATTATGAATCCTTCTATCACCCTATGGAATGAAGTGCCATCATAGAAATTTTCCTGCGCCAGGAAGACAAAGTTATTGACCGCCTCTGGAGCCTCGTCCTGATAAAGATCCAACTCAATACTGCCCATGTTGGTGCTGATTCGTGCAGAATAATCTGAGCCACGATTTATAACTGTAGGGGGAGGATTGTTATATGCGTTATTTTTGCCGTTGCTGACAGGCTCTGGTAGATCGCCGCTATTATTTCCGCCATTGTTATTATTTCCAACAGGATTTAGCGGTCCGGTAGCAGACCCGTTCAAATCCCAAAAGTTAAACACGTTCTGGCTGGTGGCACTTGCGATAAGCATTGAGAGAATAACAACCGCCCCCATCGATAGGAACAGCTTCTGGTTATCTTTAAATACTCCTTTTGCGTCTACTTTCATGCCTTTATTATACACGAGACAGTTTATAGGTCTACAGGAATCCAACCCACTTTCGCCCTATGAGTCGCGCCTACCCATGAAACTCCGAAATGATCCCGAGAAACAGATGAGTACATTTTTGCAATTAAGCCACGACCATGCTGATACAATTGCAAACTTATCAACACCACCCAAGGCCAGAGAATTCTGATCAAATTTCCCAGAACCCCCGACCAAATATTCTCTAGGACAGAATAACGTTGGCAATTTTGCCTGGCACGTAGATAAACTTCTTTACATTCTCTTTGCTAACATATGTAGAAAGTCTTGCATCGGCAAGGATCTTTGCTTGCACCTCTTCTTGGCTTGCACCAGCGTCTACTTCTACTGTACCGCGAGTCTTACCGTTGACCTGCACTGGGATGCTAATAGTCTGCTCCTTAATAAGCTCCTTATCATATCCCGGCCACGCCTGCAGATGGACGCTGTTCTCAGCCTTCCACTCAGTGAAGCTATTGATCTCCTGCCACAGCTCTTCTGCTGTAAACACGGCAAATGGAGCAACTATCTTCAAGAAATCTTTCCATACTTCGACTGGGATCGCTTCGGCCTTCTTCATTTCGCGCACTGCGATCATGAACTCGCTCACCATTGTGTTCATCTTGAACTCCTCTGCCATCTCTGTGGTGCGCTTAATTGCCTTGTGAATGACCCGTCTCAGGCCCAGGTCATCAGCACCCTCCTGAACCTTCTCTCGCAGCTTGTAGATGTCTTGAATCAGCTTGTAGCACCTCTGTAGGCTGCTCTCGTTATATGGGAAGGTGCCGTTGTACGGTCCGATGAAAGTAATATACATTCTTACCGCGTCTGTGCCATACTTTTCGAGGACTTCCTGCGGTTCGATAACATTGCCACGTGACTTAGACATCCTGTAACCGTCTGGTCCAAGCAGTGTCCCTCCATTCATCCTCCAGGCATACGGCTCAGATGTAGGCACAACTCCGTTATCGTACAAGAATTTATGCCAGAACCTCGAATAGAGCAGATGCAATGTTGTATGCTCGCTACCACCGAAGTAGTAATCAACAGGGAGCCAGTAGGTCATCTTGTCCATATCTGCAATTGCCTTCTCATTGTGCGGATCAATATAACGCAGGTAGTACCAGCATGAGCCTGCCCAGTTAGGCATCGTATTTGTCTCGCGCTTTGCGGGCTTCCCCTCAGAGTCAACCGTATTCACCCACTCCTCATTGCGGGCCAATGGTGAGGTGCCATCATCAGAAGGTGTGTAATCAGGCACCTCAGGGAGGTTCAGAGGAAGATTCTTGTCCACCGAGCTAGCATCTGTCGTGTCTGCTATAGCTTCTATACCACCGTTCTCTTTATGGATCAGAGGTATTGGCTCTCCCCAATATCTTTGGCGTGAGAATAACCAGTCTCGCAAGCTGTAAGTAACCTTCTTCTCAGCCCAACCCTTCTCGATATAATACTCAGAGATCTTCTCCTTAGCAGCCATGATCTCCAATCCGTCTAGGAAGCCTGAGTTGACCATATGTCCTTCCTCTTCCTGCACCTGCTCTGGCTTGGTGATCTCAGACTCGTCTCCATCAACACCCACCACCACCCTCAAGATCGGGATATCAAATGCTTTGGCAAACTCGAAGTCTCGCATATCGTGACCCGGCACTCCTACAACTGCGCCGGTACCGAAATGCCCAAGCACGAAGTCTGATACATAGACCGGGAGCTCTGTATCATTTACTCGGTTCAGCACTTTGAATCCGGTAAATACACCTGTCTTCTTCTTGGTCTCGGCCATACGCTCAAGGTCGGTCTTGTTTGTGGCTTTCTTCACATATGCTGCCACTGCCTTATATGTTTTCTCATCAACCTCGATCTTCTTCGAGATGATATCTTGTACGAACTGATGCTCAGGAGCTAGTACTACGAATGTAGCACCAAAATTCGTATCTGGGCGAGTTGTGAAGCATGTAATATCTACTCCCTCTACACCCACTACAGGATAGTTAATATTGATACCCTCTTTGCGGCCGATCCAGTTTGTCTGAGCAGCAATAATTGATTCTGGGAACTCGATCTCAGTGATCTTCTTGCCGTCGAGATCTTTAATGTCGCCTCTCAATCCATCGATCAGCTTGTCTGCATATGCTGGGATCTTCAGCACCCACTGCCTTACCATTTTGCGTTCCACCGAACTGCCATCGCGCTCTGCTACCAGATTACCATCTGCATCCTTGACCACCTCTTCCTCTGCCAACACAGTCTTCATCTTCTCACTCCACCACACCGGTTCCTCACGTAATTCCGCCAATCCAGCCTCATAGAATTTCAGGAAGATCCACTGTGTCCACTTGAAATACTCTGGATCGGTGCTATTTACCTCCCTATCCCAATCAATTGCATAGCCCATATCTTGCATCGATTTCTTGTAGAAGACCTTTAGCTCATCTACCTGCTTCGATGGATGATTACCTGTCTTAATTGCATAGTTCTCCGCCGGCAATCCAAATGCATCCCAGCCCATCGGGAACATCACATTATATCCACGCATTCGTAGGTATCGTGAGAAGATCTCAGGCAGCGTGTAGCGCATCATATGCCCAACATGCATGCTCTTACCCGACGGGTAAGGGAATTCGGCTAGCACATACTTTTTGGGCTTATCTGAGAAATCCTCTGCTCGATAGATATTGTCTTCGAACCATTTCTCCTTCCAGTTCCCCTCTATTTTCTTGAAATCATATTTTGTCATTTATATCGGTTGATAATTTAGTGTAGATCGAATTGGTCTATATGAGTGAATTATACCGTCTAACAGCCAATTCTGTAATAGGTTGTGGAAAGAAAATTACATCCCCGAAGGGAGGAATACTATCGCGAGGAGTTGTGTGCGATATTTAGTCACCATTTATGGATTTTACTTGATAATGCAATTGGGTTCAATCATGCCTCTCCTGTAGGTAGCTGGTATTGCTCTGCAATCCAGCAAAGCTCCCCTGCCACCTCCTGTCTGCGAATGTTGATGTACCGTTGGTATGTTGGCTGGTTAAAGGATGTAAGAAAAAAATTGAGTGACTCTCTATTGCCGTCCCAACAAAACCTTAATGACCTGCTCCATTGCAAATCAGTCAGCATAATGGCAGTATGCGACAAGCTAACTACTTCTAAGTCATCAATATAATTCAGAATCGCTATTAGTGCAGCAGCTACAGGATGTTGGCTTATATTAACGTTTTCAAATGTTTCGCCAAACCGAATGGTAGCAGCTTCTTGTGCAAGTTGGTAAACTGCATTAACCAGCTCGCCCTTTTCTGGATCACGGTACCTCGTACTCCATACCTCATGGAGCGTTGTGAACCCTCCCAAAGGCCCACCCTGAACTATATCCGTCATACAATTATCTCCAAGAACTTATCCACAGCATAATTATATCATCCTATAGGCCAGTGTGCTATGCGACTATACAAACAAGTCTTGCTGAGATAAGCCTTTCTGGTATAATTTCGTGCAAGCAGTGTCACAAAGAGTTTGCGCTGGAAGAGTATTAAGTATCTTCCCCCCACATCTTAGGTGTTAAAATTTTCGGACGTGTTAGCGAGTAAAATTTTAACACCTAAGATGTGGGCCTGTAGTTCAGTTGGCTAGAACGTTTCGATGGCATCGAAAAGGTCGTGAGTTCAAGTCTCACCAGGTCCAGGTTTTCCATGTGTATTCCGACTCACTGCCCTGCTTCGCAGAGCTCTAACGTTCGTCGAAATACACATGGAAAACTGCTGAATAGCATCACCCAAAGGGAAATTGCTACGTCATGCTATTAATCTATTGAATCAAAATGCCCACGCAGAGGATTGTACTACCCATCTACTAAGATTGTGTGAGTTGCTGAACGTTAAAGAGCTGCCGTAGGACAGCTCAGTGAAGCAACTCACACAAGATTAGTATCCGCAAAGGCCATTAATCATATATGCGCCAGGGTGATATGCAGTCCATGTACCAGTCTTTACCAAGACGAAGTGTACGTGAACACCATAGGCTGTACCGCTTCGACCCATCTGGCCTAAAGCCTCGCCTGTTGAAACACGCTGACCATTGGTTACATAGATCTGATTCAAGTGGCCATAGATTGATGTGAGGCCGTTACCATGGTCTACCATTACGGTCCAGGCTAGACCTGTACCACCAACCTCTACTCCAGGTGCTGGACAGTAGCCTGATTGGCAGCCTGCAAAAGTAACCACACCGTCAGCAGAAGCAACAATGTCAGGCTTGAAGTTTACATTTCGGCTCGCGATATCGATCGCCCTATGCCATCCAGAGTAACACTGGGACAGGTAGCCTGCTCCATTTGCTACTGGCCATCCAAGGAATCGGCCAACACCTAGATTAGGGTTTGAGTAGCCCGGAGCTGCGGTTGGAGATGCTACGACACCAGTGTATGTGGCTGGACGCCTAGTTGCGATAATTACTGGCTGTGGTGCTTTACCATCAGGTAGGAATAGATCTTCTCCTGCCTCAATATTGTAATTACCATTTTCATCTGGGTCGAGCCAGTTCCATTCAACGATCAGCTGAGGCTGTGTCTGATACTTCTCGGCAAGCGATGCTACTGTATCACCCGATTTAACCTTCACATATACACCGTCTTGGCGTGGAATGACCAGCTTCTGCCCCGGCTTCAGCACATTAGCAGAAGTCAATTCATTCGCCCACATTATTGTATCCACATTGATACCGTGATCTGTAGCAATTGAGCTTAGGGTGTCTCCACCCTTGACAATATATTCAATATTGTCGGTTCTCGCGATTTCTTGGGAGACAGATGTCTTTGTAGATGAGTTCTGCACCAAGACGTCAGTCGCATGGGCAATATTTGCTTGAGGTGTAAGTGCCTGGAACTCTTTTGGCAATGCACCCTGCTTATAGACGCCGGACACAAGTATCATCACGATGAAAGACAGCACTCAGGAACTGAATAGTAAATTTGAAAAGGTTTCCTCTACCCCAGAACATCTTTCCGAATCAAGAATCGCTTTGATGATTCAAATTGATTGGTGAGTACCTCTACAAATACTGTAGAAAGGACAAAGAAAAGACGCGTTCGGGATCCAAGATACTGTGCCGTGTCTACAAAGAATTGTACTGGCCAAAAGTCGTACCCAATCTTGCGAGCAAATCGCTTAAAGAGCATTCTCGCTACTAATAATCGCAATTTCCGGAGTATCATCGGCATAAGAGCCGATTTCTTTAATAAAGAGGTTACCATCACTCCTGCCGCTTACCTCGGTGGATGCTAAGTCCTCCTCTCTCACTTATTTGTCTGAAGTTCAATCCTTGGATGAACTTGTTGTTTTTTGGGGGCTTGCTAGAGCTAGTTTCCCCGGGTGTTTCCATTACAAGAGGTAATTATAGCAAAGAGAAAATTTATATCAAACTTTTCTTTACCTACTATAGGCTAATATTTATACCCTCGATACTAAGCTTCGTGAAGAGTCGCAAGAAACTCCTTGTTGTTCTTTGTTTTCTTCATTCGGTTGATAAGCACCTCTGTAGGCTCGTCATTATTCTCTAGGACCTCCAGCATCCTTCTAATTCTCCATGCCTGGTTGAGCACCTCTTTATCGAGAAGAAGCTCTTCATTTCGTGTACCTGAAGCAGTCACATCAATCGCAGGGTAGATTCTCTTCTGCTGCAAGTGCCTGTCTAGGTGCAATTCCATGTTTCCAGTACCCTTGAACTCCTCATATACCAGGTCGTCCATTCGGCTACCTGTATCAACAAGTGCGGTTGCGACGATCGTGAGGCTCCCGCCATTTTCAAAGTTTCGGGCTGCACCGAAGAATCGCTTTGGAGGGTATAGGGCTACTGGGTCGAAACCACCTGAAAGAGTCCTACCCGATGTTGGCATAGTGATGTTGTAAGCACGAGCGAGACGCGTGATGCTGTCCATCAAGATGATCACATCGTGGCCCCACTCTACCATTCGCTTTGCCTTATCAAGAGCCATCTCTGCGATTTTGCAGTTATGCTCAGGCAGCTCGTCGAAGTTTGATGCGTATACTTCACCCTTAACACTGCGCTCCATGTCGGTCACCTCTTCAGGTCTCTCACCTACGAGGACAACCATAAGCTTGGCTTCTGGGTGGTTCTCGGAAATTCCGTGCGCAATTTCCTTCAACAGTGTAGTCTTACCCGCCTTAGGAGGAGCAACAATCATGGATCGCTGTCCAAAACCGATAGGTGCGAGCAGGTCAATAATCCTCGTGGAGATCACGGTTGCATCTGTCTCAAGCTTGATCTGCTGTTGAGGAAATACTGGAGTCATCTTATTGAATGCAGGCCTACTTACAGCCTCTGCAGCTGGATGACCACCAACTGTATCAACTCGCAACAAGCTGAGATACTTCTCCTTATCCTTTGGTAGTCTAGCCGGACCGCCAACAATATCACCCTCTTTTAGGTTGAATTTCTTGATCTGGGAGCCGGAAATATATACATCGTTCTCACCCGGGAGCACACCATCTGTGCGCAATACACCGTGTGTTCCATCCTTCATCACCTCGAGGATACCCTCGACGGCGATAAACCCTTCCTTATCAGTAGACACCTTAAGAATCTCAATTATCAGATCTCGCTTATTTAATTCCATAAACTCCTGCATATTTAGCTTTTTAGCCATATTGCGAAGCTCGGAAAGCGGCTTCTGATCGAGTTCTTTAATGTTCATTGATAAGGAATTGGAAAAAATTATATTACGATAAAAATTTGGGGAATCTCTCTAAGTGACAATGCTTTTAGGTGAAAAAGTGATGATTGATTAATGGATTATATACATCTGAAAATCACAAGTCAAACTAGGAAATTTGGGATCGGCACTGCCCCGACCGACCCCAATAACTTTGTACACTTCTGTATACAGAGTGATCAGGTTACATCATTTCGGAGCTCAGAGAGCTGCATAGATGTATCTAAAAGGGGAACTTCCTACTCCGAGGGCTCAGTACGAAGGGACTCTTCAACCAAACCCTGGGAGTAAGAAGCTTCACATAAGTCCACTATTCCTATCTAAAAATATGAATATGAACCTATTTCAATGATCTTGTACATTATACCTATAATATTACCATGTGTCAACCCTATATCATTTAGTCGGTTGTACACACCCTTACATTCACTATACATACAGCATATTTAACGCAGGTCGTCTACAGATGTTACGATTTACACAATGCATAGATATTATTACAAGAATTGTGGATAATTAAACAAGGCATGTATCCAGACATTGAAAAAGCCCTCTCCTCTACACCACCTTGGATATACTTTTTACAGCTGTAACTTTCACCTTCGAGCTCGCCTTACCAGACTGAGGAGTTACAATTTTCTTATACCCCAACCTCCCAGCCTCTTTCATGACAGCATCCAAACCTAAGAATCCAGAGATCCTGCCAGTCAGCCCAACCTCACCTACATAGAGAGAGTATGGATCGGACTTAGAGTTTATCGCAGATGACTTGATCGCAGCACATACAGCAAGGTCTACCGAGGGCGACTCTGCTTTAATACCACCAGCCACATTTACAAACACATCTTTATCCCCCAGGAATACACCCGTATGCCTTGTAAGCACCGCGCACAACATCTCTAAACGCTGCCTGCTAATGCCGGTTGCCACTCGCCTGAGCGGACCAGCAGTAGCACCACGCTCTACCACTAGCGCCTGTATTTCAACAAATACTACTCTGGAGCCATTTACCAGTGCACTTAGACAAGATCCAGGCGATAGATCGGTGCCCTCGATAAACACACTTGATGGGTCCATGACCTCCATTAGACCACCCGACTCCATCTCAAACACACCTACTTCAAATGTTGATCCATACCTATTTTTGAGTCCTTTGAGCATGCGATAGTAGCCATCTCCCTG encodes:
- a CDS encoding ComEA family DNA-binding protein; amino-acid sequence: MFSVYDLGMDHKHFFLTAHKFIFSQRQGVLVGVVVGLLVGFALGFFSQPHIISYRDIPSSDPPSEEQLTLTDLSESAGSTMDDTVEVSDSVKVCVDVAGAVMAPGVYCLDKGEMVVNAILRAGDINYDVYAFQYVSKYINYARQLRANEKIYIPFAEEYSCTAKKFQYAEDVPMDDDLISTAYEDGDTTDVSSRGEDNPEEGNSNPGQGDCTNINTASNEELQELPGIGEATAARIIDARPFTTIEQLLDVNGIGDSKYNAIKDLVCI
- a CDS encoding peptidylprolyl isomerase, coding for MKVDAKGVFKDNQKLFLSMGAVVILSMLIASATSQNVFNFWDLNGSATGPLNPVGNNNNGGNNSGDLPEPVSNGKNNAYNNPPPTVINRGSDYSARISTNMGSIELDLYQDEAPEAVNNFVFLAQENFYDGTSFHRVIEGFIIQGGDPKGDGTGGPGYELSLESDPTLKFEPFVIAMSEGSGANDAHGSQFFITSREFDSNTLDGKYTIFGFVTGGFTIVDKIESQTVYQGNSEYRPLNPIIINDIEIVEN
- the leuS gene encoding leucine--tRNA ligase encodes the protein MTKYDFKKIEGNWKEKWFEDNIYRAEDFSDKPKKYVLAEFPYPSGKSMHVGHMMRYTLPEIFSRYLRMRGYNVMFPMGWDAFGLPAENYAIKTGNHPSKQVDELKVFYKKSMQDMGYAIDWDREVNSTDPEYFKWTQWIFLKFYEAGLAELREEPVWWSEKMKTVLAEEEVVKDADGNLVAERDGSSVERKMVRQWVLKIPAYADKLIDGLRGDIKDLDGKKITEIEFPESIIAAQTNWIGRKEGININYPVVGVEGVDITCFTTRPDTNFGATFVVLAPEHQFVQDIISKKIEVDEKTYKAVAAYVKKATNKTDLERMAETKKKTGVFTGFKVLNRVNDTELPVYVSDFVLGHFGTGAVVGVPGHDMRDFEFAKAFDIPILRVVVGVDGDESEITKPEQVQEEEGHMVNSGFLDGLEIMAAKEKISEYYIEKGWAEKKVTYSLRDWLFSRQRYWGEPIPLIHKENGGIEAIADTTDASSVDKNLPLNLPEVPDYTPSDDGTSPLARNEEWVNTVDSEGKPAKRETNTMPNWAGSCWYYLRYIDPHNEKAIADMDKMTYWLPVDYYFGGSEHTTLHLLYSRFWHKFLYDNGVVPTSEPYAWRMNGGTLLGPDGYRMSKSRGNVIEPQEVLEKYGTDAVRMYITFIGPYNGTFPYNESSLQRCYKLIQDIYKLREKVQEGADDLGLRRVIHKAIKRTTEMAEEFKMNTMVSEFMIAVREMKKAEAIPVEVWKDFLKIVAPFAVFTAEELWQEINSFTEWKAENSVHLQAWPGYDKELIKEQTISIPVQVNGKTRGTVEVDAGASQEEVQAKILADARLSTYVSKENVKKFIYVPGKIANVILS
- a CDS encoding M23 family metallopeptidase — protein: MILVSGVYKQGALPKEFQALTPQANIAHATDVLVQNSSTKTSVSQEIARTDNIEYIVKGGDTLSSIATDHGINVDTIMWANELTSANVLKPGQKLVIPRQDGVYVKVKSGDTVASLAEKYQTQPQLIVEWNWLDPDENGNYNIEAGEDLFLPDGKAPQPVIIATRRPATYTGVVASPTAAPGYSNPNLGVGRFLGWPVANGAGYLSQCYSGWHRAIDIASRNVNFKPDIVASADGVVTFAGCQSGYCPAPGVEVGGTGLAWTVMVDHGNGLTSIYGHLNQIYVTNGQRVSTGEALGQMGRSGTAYGVHVHFVLVKTGTWTAYHPGAYMINGLCGY
- the rho gene encoding transcription termination factor Rho, which gives rise to MNIKELDQKPLSELRNMAKKLNMQEFMELNKRDLIIEILKVSTDKEGFIAVEGILEVMKDGTHGVLRTDGVLPGENDVYISGSQIKKFNLKEGDIVGGPARLPKDKEKYLSLLRVDTVGGHPAAEAVSRPAFNKMTPVFPQQQIKLETDATVISTRIIDLLAPIGFGQRSMIVAPPKAGKTTLLKEIAHGISENHPEAKLMVVLVGERPEEVTDMERSVKGEVYASNFDELPEHNCKIAEMALDKAKRMVEWGHDVIILMDSITRLARAYNITMPTSGRTLSGGFDPVALYPPKRFFGAARNFENGGSLTIVATALVDTGSRMDDLVYEEFKGTGNMELHLDRHLQQKRIYPAIDVTASGTRNEELLLDKEVLNQAWRIRRMLEVLENNDEPTEVLINRMKKTKNNKEFLATLHEA